DNA sequence from the Podospora pseudocomata strain CBS 415.72m chromosome 2 map unlocalized CBS415.72m_2.2, whole genome shotgun sequence genome:
TTGTAATCCCATCGGCGCCAGCTGCCGGTGCGGCCGAGGGTGATGACGGTTGTTCCTGCGGGGGACCAGAGGCCTGTCCAGAAGCCGCCGATGCtgcctgttgctgttgtggcgCCCTTTTCGCGGCTGACTTCTCCCAGGCGGGCGCCCGTGATCCAGATGCCGGATTCGGGGTCGGATTCccagatggagagggagttgtcggccgaggcggagaggaggaggagtttacCGTCTGCGGTTCGGGACCAGCGGGCCGTGTAGATCCAGTCTTCGTGTCCGAGCAGCAGGGCTTCGAACATGATGCAGTATTTCGTGCCGCCGGCCGAGATCTTGTGGATTTTGTTTCCTGGTGTCAGAGAGACTGACAGGTCCAGTCCGGTGGCATTGTTGAGGGCTGAGAGAGCCGTCCCTTGGTGAAGCCTCCAGAGACGGACATACTTGTCTTGGCTGGCCGAGGCAAGCAGTAGATCACTCCCCGCCTCTGTCTTTTCCTTGATGAAATCCAGAGACCGCACCCAGTTTTCATGCCCTGGCAGGGTAGCCTGCAGTGTGAACTCCAAATCTGAAGCACCAGCTGTGAATATCTGAACCGCATTTGTCGTCCCCACCACAGCCAGCACAATTCCGTTtgcttcatcatccagcGGGCTCAGCGCCAGAGCCAAGGGTATGAATTTCTTGGTCGTCTTGACAGACTGGAGAAGCTTGAACGGCTCCTCGTTCGCAGCCGAATCGTGAGCCCATATTCTGACAGTCGCATCTGCCGCCCCGGTAGCGAATATCCTCTTCGTCGGAGCCCCAGCAGGCGTCACTCCCAAAGCCGCAATGCAATTGATAGGCTCCGCATGCCCCTCCACAGCCTGCAAATACGAAGCTGTAGCATCTCGAGGGCTCACGCTCCAGGCACGAACAACCTTGTCGTCTCCTCCGCTGATCAAGATAGTCTTGTCGTCACCCTCGAGCCTGGGGAGAAACTTGACGGCTTTGACATGGCCGGTGTGCTGGCTGAGTATGCTTGAGATACCTCTTGGGTTCTGTATACACCATCAGTTTCTTGCTCACACAACCCCTGTGTTAGGGTAGGAAAGAGAAAACATACTTGAGGATTCCACAAACAAACATTCGCATCCGACCcgaaagccaccaccccctcggcGCTCCAGTCAGAGGCGGCAGAGTACCTGTTTGCTCCCGCGGCGAGATAGCTGCTGTCTGCTCTTATCGTCTCTGTGTCGGCCATTTTTTTATATAAATTTTTCGTCTTTGTCGTGTAGTGAGAGTTGTGATTTCACATGAACTGTTTCGAGAAAAGGGAAGGCAGATGTGAGAAATGGAGGACTGTGATTGGTCGAAATGTCAGGGTTGGGAAGGTTTTTTGGAGGACAGTGAGCAATAAAGTGTGGGGTAGCTTTCTTTTGAGTGTGAAACCTTGAGAGGAATGATTCAATTTGATATGATTCAACTTCTGAAGGGTTGATATTACAACTGGTTTTCACGGTTCTTGTTCTCCATTTTATTTCAACAACTGAGGCTACATAGCAAGATCATTAAAATGGCACCAGAACCAGAGACCATGCCCATCTCGGTGGATTTCCTGTAAGCCCCTCTCAGTCTTATTCGGTTACTGGTTtgatatcaccaccacatacCATCTCTCATCATAGAGTTGTTAATCATTTCTCATGATACTGACATTCACACAGAGGCGGCCTAgacaccctcttctccaacacaacatcccacaccatctccctccccctcctcaacccctccgactcctcccccgccaacGTCGGCTTCCTAATCTCATACCTCGTCAAGCACCACCTCAAGCACCCAAGGACAGAATTTTTCGTGCAAGGCGATGGTCACTTGTAAGTGTTCCTGCTTTCCTTTGAACAGGCCGAGCACAACTAACAAACCAGAACACCCGGCATACTGGTCCTCATCAACGAGGCAGACTGGGAACtcgaaggggaggaagaatgCGAGCTCAAGGCGGGGGATAAAGTTGTTTTTGTCTCGACCATGCACGGTGGTTAGACCTCAGTTATTTTTAACCAAACACAAGAATGATacccatccatcaacaaGCACATCCCTTTTCCCCTACGCCAGCGAGGAAAACgaactccctccccctccctccgtcCCCCGCCTAGTCCCCATCAAATTCTTCATGGTGTTATACATCAACCCCGGCAACCCCCCCTgccccacctcctccccctccaaccaccccaacactCCCGCCCTGTACTCCTGCCAGCTGAgtctcaccccccccctcccagccagCCTCACCA
Encoded proteins:
- the URM1 gene encoding Ubiquitin-related modifier 1 (COG:O; EggNog:ENOG503P6W9; BUSCO:EOG09265K1R), whose protein sequence is MAPEPETMPISVDFLGGLDTLFSNTTSHTISLPLLNPSDSSPANVGFLISYLVKHHLKHPRTEFFVQGDGHLTPGILVLINEADWELEGEEECELKAGDKVVFVSTMHGG